A genomic stretch from Patagioenas fasciata isolate bPatFas1 chromosome 8, bPatFas1.hap1, whole genome shotgun sequence includes:
- the SGMS1 gene encoding phosphatidylcholine:ceramide cholinephosphotransferase 1, translating into MKEVVLWSPQEVTSWLMENAVPEYCEPLKSFTGRDLINLTEEDFKKTPLSRVSSDSGQRLLHMIETLKMAHHMEAHKNGHANGHIRVGSAARENGFSSKMKLNGMPNGYKKEMIKIPMPEPERSQYPMEWGKTFLAFIYALFCFIFTTVTISVVHERVPPKEVQPPLPDAFFDRFDRVEWAFSICEINGMILVGLWFVQWLLLKYKSIISRRFFCIVGTLYLYRCITMYVTTLPVPGMHFKCSPKLFGDWESHLRRIMKLLAGGGLSITGSHHMCGDYLYSGHTVILTLTYLFIKEYSPRRLWWYHWLCWAFSMVGMFCILLAHDHYTVDVVVAYYITTRLFWWYHTMANQQVLKEASQTNLLARVWWYKPFQYFEKNVQGIVPRSYHWPFPWPALQRGRQVKYSRLVNDT; encoded by the exons ATGAAAGAAGTGGTGCTGTGGTCACCCCAGGAGGTGACGAGTTGGCTGATGGAAAATGCCGTGCCGGAGTATTGCGAGCCGCTGAAGAGCTTCACCGGGCGGGATTTGATCAACCTCACGGAGGAGGATTTTAAGAAGACACCCCTCTCTCGGGTGTCTTCGGACAGCGGCCAGCGGTTGTTGCACATGATCGAAACTTTAAAAATGGCTCATCACATGGAGGCTCACAAAAATGGGCACGCCAACGGGCACATCCGCGTCGGCAGCGCCGCGCGCGAGAATGGCTTTAGCAGTAAAATGAAGCTCAACGGGATGCCAAATGGGTATAAGAAGGAGATGATTAAGATCCCCATGCCAGAGCCAGAGCGCTCACAGTATCCTATGGAATGGGGCAAGACTTTCCTGGCTTTTATTTATGCACTTTTTTGTTTCATCTTTACCACGGTGACTATCTCGGTCGTTCATGAACGAGTGCCTCCCAAGGAGGTGCAGCCTCCCCTACCAGATGCATTTTTTGATCGCTTTGATCGGGTGGAATGGGCTTTTTCTATTTGTGAAATCAACGGCATGATCCTTGTAGGACTGTGGTTTGTTCAGTGGCTGCTCTTAAAATACAA GTCTATCATTAGCAGAAGATTTTTCTGTATAGTTGGCACACTATACCTGTACCGGTGCATTACAATGTATGTGACCACACTCCCAGTCCCTGGCATGCATTTCAAGTGTTCTCCAAAG CTTTTTGGAGACTGGGAATCCCATCTGCGAAGGATAATGAAGCTGCTTGCGGGCGGAGGATTGTCCATCACAGGATCCCACCACATGTGCGGCGACTATCTGTACAGCGGCCACACCGTCATCTTAACACTTACATACTTATTTATCAAGGAGT ATTCCCCACGGCGACTCTGGTGGTATCACTGGCTTTGCTGGGCGTTCAGCATGGTCGGGATGTTCTGCATCCTCCTTGCTCACGACCACTACACTGTGGACGTGGTGGTGGCTTACTACATCACTACAAGACTTTTCTGGTGGTATCACACGATGGCCAACCAGCAA GTGCTAAAAGAAGCTTCCCAAACAAACCTCCTCGCAAGGGTCTGGTGGTACAAGCCCTTCCAGTACTTTGAAAAGAATGTGCAAGGAATCGTACCTCGCTCGTACCACTGGCCCTTCCCCTGGCCGGCGCTGCAGCGGGGCCGGCAGGTCAAGTACAGCCGCCTGGTGAATGACACGTAG